From a single Miscanthus floridulus cultivar M001 chromosome 8, ASM1932011v1, whole genome shotgun sequence genomic region:
- the LOC136470148 gene encoding uncharacterized protein, translating into MATFCALHDVKAKEKGEVTAVEGHGKALKVVHLEEPRAQVHLGRVGGGQEQQWYLDSGASNHMKGSKEAFSELDGNVTGTVKFGDGSRVAIRGRGTIIFRCKNGEHRTLTDVYYIPQLRSSIISIGQLDERGCEVLIESGILKILDQERRLLAKVKCSRNRLYLLDLKVEQPVCLAARHTKKP; encoded by the coding sequence atggcgacgttctgtgcactgcatgacgttaaggccaaggagaagggagaggtgacggCGGTGGAAGGGCACGGCAAGGCTCTGAAGGTTGTCCACCTCGAAGAACcacgtgcccaagtccacctcggacgtgtgggcggcggACAGGAGCAGCAGTGGTACCTAgactccggcgccagcaaccacatgaagggctccaaggaagccttctccgagctcgacggcaacgtgaccggcacggtgaagttcggtgacggctcaagggtggcgatccgagggcgcggcaccatcatcttcaggtgcaaGAATGGTGAGCACCGCACGCTGACGGATGTGTACTatatcccgcagctgcgttcaagcatcatcagcatcggGCAGCTGGACGAGCGCGGATGCGAGGTACTAATCGAGAGCGGGATCCTGAAGATTCTGGATCAGGAGCGGCGTCTTCTTGCGAAGGTAAAATGCTCACGTAATcgattgtacctgctcgacttgaaggtagagcagccggtgtgcctggcagcacgGCACACCAAGAAGCCGTAG